A genomic segment from Tessaracoccus defluvii encodes:
- the istA gene encoding IS21 family transposase, with the protein MVRKIKAKLVLRLREEGFSGRQIAAQGMSRHSVTAVIEAADREGVGWDDVADLDEAAVYARLFPGRGEHESVHAQPDWASVHRELARVGVTLKLLHGEYVDRCRAEGSTAMGYDRFCKNYQQHVLVSGAASRIGHKAGQSIEVDWSGPTMQLTDPVTGQQRRVYLFVATLPFSRYAFVEPALDMRQDTWLRAHVAMFDWFGGSVPRIVPDNLKTGVIKHPAEGEVVLNDAYRELAAHYSAAVLPGRVRKPKDKASVENTVAHVATWVIAGLRDRRFATLAELRAAVYQRVEAYNREPFQKRAGSRLSVFEAEEKPLLRPLPAVGFEISRWVYGRRVQKNGHVVWEKNFYSVPYTRIGRSVDLRVTDTTLEVFTGHTRLTSHLLAPPGVFNQYRTHDADLPDGPRYRQWDAARVRQWAGRVGENTLTVVNRIFESVPVDEQGLDAALAVLRLTRRYSTERLEAACQTALASRVRSPRYAHLRPILETNQDHTGRQRPQTRPENGDGGPVGYVRGADYYGGAR; encoded by the coding sequence ATGGTACGCAAGATCAAAGCGAAGCTGGTGCTTCGGCTGCGTGAGGAGGGGTTCTCGGGCCGGCAGATCGCCGCGCAGGGGATGTCGCGTCATAGCGTGACGGCGGTGATCGAGGCCGCAGACCGGGAGGGTGTGGGCTGGGATGATGTGGCCGACCTGGACGAGGCCGCGGTGTATGCCCGACTGTTCCCGGGTCGTGGGGAGCATGAGAGCGTGCATGCGCAGCCGGACTGGGCGTCGGTGCATCGGGAGCTCGCCCGGGTTGGGGTGACGTTGAAGCTGCTCCATGGCGAGTACGTCGACAGGTGCCGGGCGGAGGGGTCGACGGCGATGGGCTATGACCGGTTCTGCAAGAACTATCAGCAGCATGTCCTGGTCAGCGGGGCGGCGTCGCGGATCGGTCACAAGGCCGGGCAGAGCATCGAGGTCGACTGGTCCGGGCCGACGATGCAGTTGACTGATCCGGTGACCGGGCAGCAGCGGCGGGTCTACTTGTTCGTGGCCACGTTGCCGTTCTCCCGGTACGCGTTCGTCGAGCCTGCGCTGGATATGCGGCAGGACACGTGGCTGCGGGCGCATGTGGCGATGTTCGACTGGTTCGGCGGCTCGGTCCCGCGGATCGTTCCGGACAACCTGAAGACCGGGGTGATCAAGCACCCGGCCGAGGGTGAGGTGGTCCTCAACGATGCCTATCGGGAGTTGGCGGCGCACTACTCGGCGGCGGTGCTGCCCGGCAGGGTCCGGAAGCCGAAGGACAAGGCCAGCGTCGAGAACACGGTCGCGCATGTCGCGACGTGGGTGATCGCCGGGCTCCGGGACCGCCGCTTCGCGACCCTGGCCGAGCTGCGCGCGGCGGTCTACCAGCGGGTGGAGGCCTACAACCGTGAACCCTTCCAGAAGAGGGCGGGATCACGCCTGAGCGTGTTCGAAGCGGAGGAGAAACCGCTGCTGCGGCCGCTGCCCGCGGTCGGGTTCGAGATCAGCCGCTGGGTCTACGGGCGTCGAGTCCAGAAGAATGGGCATGTGGTGTGGGAGAAGAACTTCTACTCCGTCCCCTACACCCGCATCGGTCGCAGTGTCGATCTGCGGGTCACCGACACGACGCTCGAGGTGTTCACCGGTCACACGCGGCTGACCAGCCACCTGCTCGCACCCCCAGGAGTGTTCAACCAGTACCGCACCCACGACGCCGACCTGCCTGACGGGCCCCGCTACCGGCAATGGGACGCGGCCAGGGTCCGCCAGTGGGCCGGCCGCGTCGGGGAGAACACGCTCACAGTGGTCAACCGGATCTTCGAGTCCGTCCCCGTCGATGAGCAGGGCCTCGATGCCGCGCTCGCGGTCCTGCGCCTGACCCGCCGCTACTCGACCGAACGCCTCGAAGCCGCCTGCCAGACCGCGCTGGCCTCCCGGGTCCGCTCACCCCGCTACGCCCATCTGAGACCGATCCTGGAAACCAACCAGGACCACACCGGCAGGCAGAGACCCCAGACTCGACCAGAGAACGGCGACGGTGGGCCGGTCGGGTACGTGCGTGGCGCCGACTACTACGGAGGCGCACGATGA
- a CDS encoding A24 family peptidase, translated as MSGYDPLLTAALAVLGAAIGLMVRWPLDALRYRRDDEVGEPPPGSRWWLPLATAAASGLIACRFGVERWPLLLPTLPLAWFGPWLSAIDLDVRRLPNRLLSAHGVVVAVGVGAAALISGDLNIAIQAAVGGLVAFVVFWILDRVRPGGFGWGDGKYILIIGAATAAVSLSVAWWAFLIACLASGRPCHPVPPPASQLPLRALASCRRVGRP; from the coding sequence ATGTCCGGCTACGACCCGCTCCTCACCGCCGCGCTCGCGGTGCTCGGCGCGGCCATCGGCCTGATGGTCAGGTGGCCGCTCGACGCCCTGCGCTACCGTCGCGACGACGAAGTCGGCGAACCCCCGCCCGGGTCTCGCTGGTGGCTCCCCCTCGCGACGGCGGCGGCCAGCGGGCTCATTGCCTGTCGGTTCGGAGTTGAGCGCTGGCCGCTGCTCCTGCCGACCCTGCCACTCGCTTGGTTCGGTCCATGGTTGTCTGCGATCGACCTTGACGTCCGCCGACTGCCCAACCGCCTTCTCTCCGCCCACGGCGTGGTCGTCGCGGTGGGAGTGGGAGCCGCCGCTCTCATCAGTGGCGACCTCAACATCGCCATCCAAGCCGCCGTCGGCGGGTTGGTCGCGTTCGTCGTCTTCTGGATCCTCGACCGGGTTCGGCCCGGCGGTTTCGGTTGGGGTGACGGCAAGTACATCCTGATCATTGGTGCAGCAACCGCAGCGGTCAGCCTTTCCGTCGCGTGGTGGGCCTTCCTGATTGCCTGTCTAGCTAGCGGCCGTCCTTGCCACCCCGTTCCGCCGCCGGCGAGCCAACTTCCCCTTCGGGCCCTGGCTAGCTGCCGGCGCGTTGGTCGCCCTTAG
- a CDS encoding ATP-binding protein translates to MTRIDTETKRKLREIGATCLVDALETQDDTLTLGMVFEERIKLAVDDAHATFTHGKVEGLIRRAGLRYPNADFRRLDLVEQRGLDRGVIAQLGTCAFITRQQNVVFQGFTGSGKSYLGSALAKQACQHRYRAHYIRMPDLEEAWASAKDRPAGKEKFLRKYAAFTLLVIDEWLLDPPDDSTRSMLLELLERRYDAVSTVFCTQYAKKDWHQRLGSGVHADAIMDRIVHNTIWIETGGTNMREHTATT, encoded by the coding sequence ATGACCCGGATCGATACCGAGACCAAACGCAAGCTCCGCGAGATCGGCGCCACCTGCCTGGTCGACGCCCTGGAAACCCAGGACGACACCCTCACCCTCGGGATGGTGTTCGAAGAACGCATCAAACTCGCCGTCGACGACGCCCACGCCACCTTCACCCACGGCAAGGTCGAAGGCCTGATCCGCCGGGCCGGGCTGCGTTACCCGAACGCCGACTTCCGCCGCCTCGACCTGGTCGAACAACGTGGCCTGGACCGCGGGGTGATCGCCCAACTCGGCACCTGCGCCTTCATCACCAGGCAGCAGAACGTCGTGTTCCAAGGCTTCACCGGATCCGGGAAGTCGTATCTCGGCTCCGCGCTGGCGAAACAGGCCTGCCAGCACCGATACCGGGCGCACTACATACGCATGCCCGACCTCGAGGAAGCCTGGGCCTCAGCTAAGGATCGGCCCGCCGGGAAGGAGAAGTTCCTGCGCAAGTACGCCGCGTTCACGCTGCTCGTGATCGACGAATGGCTCCTCGACCCACCCGACGACAGCACCCGCAGCATGCTCCTGGAACTCCTCGAACGCCGCTACGACGCCGTCTCCACCGTGTTCTGCACCCAGTACGCGAAGAAGGACTGGCACCAGCGCCTCGGCTCCGGCGTCCACGCCGACGCGATCATGGACCGCATCGTCCACAACACCATCTGGATCGAAACCGGCGGCACCAACATGCGCGAACACACCGCCACCACCTAA
- a CDS encoding transposase has protein sequence MLRARSSTCPITASQTRSTCPTEAAFRKALRTYLPRAAVSVDKFHLVKLGNDMVTAVRQRLARTHHGRRGRKDDPAWAHRMLLLRGADTLTPRAWERLERVFRTDDPTDELSAAWGIKEQLRRLLATDTLAQAWNERMRMGYFVQIANMPEATKLYDTVVTWWDAIEVLIVTGATTARVEAANTGIKNIKRIGRGFRNAENYRMRILLTSAAKTVACEYSVF, from the coding sequence ATGCTGCGAGCACGATCTTCAACTTGCCCGATTACCGCGTCACAGACGCGATCGACCTGCCCGACGGAGGCCGCGTTCCGCAAAGCACTGCGGACCTACCTGCCCCGCGCTGCGGTCTCGGTCGACAAGTTCCACCTCGTCAAGCTCGGGAACGACATGGTCACCGCCGTGCGGCAACGCCTGGCCCGCACCCATCACGGTCGCCGGGGTCGGAAGGATGACCCGGCCTGGGCGCACCGGATGCTCCTGCTGCGCGGCGCTGACACCCTCACCCCGAGGGCGTGGGAGCGGTTGGAGAGGGTATTCCGCACCGATGACCCCACCGACGAGCTCTCCGCCGCCTGGGGCATCAAGGAGCAGCTCCGCCGCCTGCTGGCCACCGACACCCTCGCCCAGGCCTGGAACGAACGGATGCGGATGGGCTACTTCGTCCAGATCGCGAACATGCCCGAGGCGACCAAGCTCTACGACACCGTCGTGACCTGGTGGGACGCGATCGAGGTCCTCATCGTCACCGGCGCGACCACCGCCCGGGTCGAGGCCGCGAACACCGGCATCAAGAACATCAAACGCATCGGCCGTGGCTTCCGCAACGCCGAGAACTACCGGATGCGTATCCTGCTGACCAGCGCCGCGAAAACCGTAGCGTGTGAGTATTCGGTCTTCTGA